From the genome of Rhizophagus irregularis chromosome 29, complete sequence, one region includes:
- a CDS encoding uncharacterized protein (antiSMASH:Cluster_1), translated as MMNVNERRVKTRTKEKCYCNKCNGKYVDPRTKQKHSMSLSLDDATTSNDPMSIGSSFVNEKISIDPQESTSSSENLSTFSSKRRKRSRYNTYLERDTQMQNINDSDDNNDSNEETDNYGDSDDEDNSDDNDDGDDGDDNDDGDNSDDGDDNDDGDDSDNGDDGDDSDNGNDGDDDGEETNIFEDYSPPNYDFPNNINENLQNIEDWIIVFVLR; from the exons atgatgaatGTTAATGAAAGACGCGTTAAAACAAGaactaaagaaaaatgttattgtaataaatgcAACGGAAAGTATGTTGATCCAAGAACCAAACAAAAACATTCAATGAGTCTAAGTCTTGATGATGCAACTACTTCAAATGATCCAATGAGTATTGGATCATCATTCGTTAATGAAAAAATCTCTATCGACCCTCAAGAAAGCACATCATCATCAGAAAATTTGTCAACATTTTCTTCGAAAAGGAGAAAACGAAGCaggtataatacttatttgGAGCGTGACACTCAAATGCAAAATATAAATGACAGTGATGATAACAATGACAGTAACGAAGAAACTGATAATTATGGCGATAGCGATGATGAGGATAATAgcgatgataatgatgatgggGATGATGGGGATGATAACGATGATGGGGATAATAGCGATGATGGGGATGATAACGATGATGGGGATGATAGCGATAATGGGGATGATGGGGATGATAGCGATAATGGAAATGATGGGGATGATGATGGCGAAGAAACCAACATTTTTGAAGATTACTCTCCACCGAATTATGATTTTCCaaacaatattaatgaaaatctgCAAAATATTGAAGATTGGATAATTGTGTTTGTTTTGAG aTGA
- a CDS encoding uncharacterized protein (antiSMASH:Cluster_1): protein MTKKRSLLMRRTRTLHSPLSIDASHDGQGIQTVRSLSHLNSAESIDQIYNHNRLNRSSSLDTEERISRLERRMSSIQEQMSTGFGQITRMLERSLNSQERSRQNRQIEYIQVDDDDDEDELDKQDNEEYIPKKDLHSLQETAQKQYNKKHRKEIKNEIKILICSAKIDEIPIDYTKKFGEIAPQLKKDLIPRIQSLLEQCGIRATLSIVWDVFLDLHKNGRHKWKESQLNEAEIKQKK, encoded by the exons ATGaccaaaaaaagaagtttgtTAATGCGTCGTACTCGTACACTACATTCTCCTTTATCCATCGACGCTTCTCATGATGGACAGGGCATTCAGACAGTTCGCTCTTTATCACACTTAAATTCAGCCGAATCCATCGACCAAATATACAATCATAATCGATTAAATAGGTCATCAAGTCTGGATACTGAAG AACGTATTTCACGACTTGAACGGAGAATGTCGTCAATTCAAGAACAAATGTCCACTGGGTTCGGGCAAATAACGAGAATGCTGGAGCGTTCTCTGAACTCACAAGAACGTTCACGACAAAATCGACAAATAGAATATATTCAGGTtgatgatgacgatgacgAAGATGAACTTGATAAACAAGACAATGAGGAATATATCCCTAAAAAAGATCTACATTCGTTGCAAGAAACAGCacaaaaacaatataataagaagcatcgaaaagaaataaaa aacgaaattaaaattctaatttgtAGCGCAAAAATCGATGAAATTCCCATCGATTATACGAAGAAGTTCGGCGAGATTGCACCACAATTGAAAAAGGATCTGATCCCCCGTATCCAATCACTTCTTGAACAATGTGGTATTCGTGCAACATTAAGTATAGTTTGGGATGTGTTCTTGGATTTGCATAAAAATGGCCGACATAAATGGAAAGAAAGCCAGCTTAACGAGGcagaaataaaacaaaaaaaataa
- a CDS encoding uncharacterized protein (antiSMASH:Cluster_1), whose product MPNLKNNRSLSISNTQNKRVRPRILKDEFWKNKKAPPNLIWWTLKDEKRESPSVHKSIDEESDDESESESEEEEQSLNVDKLDINAEFDEEEEGEDEVNELEQEETSLSQTSG is encoded by the exons atgcCAAACCTCAAAAATAACAGAAGTTTATCTATTTCTAATAcac AAAATAAGAGAGTACGTCCTCGTATCCTTAAAGatgaattttggaaaaataagaAAGCACCACCAAATTTAATTTGGTGGACACTTAAAGACGAAAAGCGAGAATCTCCCTCAGTCCATAAATCTATTGACGAAGAATCAGATGATGAGTCGGAATCGGAGAGCGAAGAGGAGGAACAAA gtCTCAACGTCGATAAATTAGATATAAATGCTGAAtttgatgaagaagaagaggGTGAGGATGAGGTAAATGAGCTGGAGCAAGAGGAAACGTCATTATCACAGACATCGGGATGA